AAAAAATTCTCTGATTGGCTAGTTAGTGCTGATACACAAAAGTTTATAGGAGATTTTAAACTTTTAAATAAACCACTATTTACTCCAAATGCAAAATAATATAAATAGGAAATAGTAAGTAAATATGAGTTTATTAGTAGATGGTTTTAAAGAGGCTATTGAGCTTTTAATTAGTGGAAATGATAGTGTATATTCTGCAATAATTGTTACTATTACAGTTTCTTCTTGGTCAATATTGATTAGTTTAATACTAGGACTTCCTTTGGGATTTTTACTAGGTTATTATCAATTTAAAGGAAAAACAGTAATAAAAACTATTGTAGATACATTTTTGGCATTTCCTACAGTTGTAATAGGACTTCTTGTATATACAACTCTCTCTCAAGCTGGAGCTTTTGGAGAGTATAATCTACTATTTACTCAAAAAGCGATAATTATAGGGCAGATTTTTTTAGGTTTACCTATAATTATTGCATTAACAGCTGCACAAGTTGAATCAACAGATAAAAGATTATATCTATCTTTAAAAGGTTTGGGTGCAAAACCATATCAAATTTTGTTAACAACTTTAGTTGAAGCTAGATTTGGTCTAATGACAGCAGCAATGACTGCTTATGGAAGAATTATCACTGAAATTGGAATTTCTATGATGGTTGGTGGAAATATAAAATATCATACAAGAACAATTACAACTGCAATTTCACTTGAAACTGGAAAAGGAGAATTTGAAACTGGTATCGCTTTAGGTTTGGTACTTTTTATAGTTGCACTTATGGTTAATATAGCATTATCAATGCTAAAAAGGAGATGGACTCAATGAGTATTTTATATGAATTAAAAAATATTGAGTATTTTTTCGATGAAAAAAGAGTTTTAAGTATTGATAATCTTATATTAGAAGAGAATAAAATTATTGGTTTTTTTGGACCAAATGGTAGTGGAAAATCTACACTTTTTTCTATTCTTTCTTTTATTTCTAAACCACAAAATGGTGAAATAATAATAGATGAAAATATTAAAAAAAGTGTTGTTATGCTTCCTCAAAATCCCTATTTATTAAAACGAACAGTATTTGAAAATATTGCTTATGGTTTAAAAATAAGAGGAGAGAGTGTAGATTTAAAAAGTAAAGTTGAAGAGGCTCTCTCTTTAGTTGGTCTTGATAAAAATTTTTCAAATAGAAAATGGAATCAACTCTCAGGTGGTGAAGCTCAAAGAGTTGCTTTGGCTTCAAGATTAATTTTAAAACCAAAAGTATTAATACTAGATGAACCAACAGTTGGAGTTGATACAAATTCAGCACAATTAATCAAAGATGCTATTTTATTGGCAAAGCAAAAATATAATACTACAATATTTATATCAAGTCACGATTATACATGGTTAAAACATATAAGTGATAAAAAGATAGCACTTTTTCAAGGAAGTTTAGTTGAACATGGAAATATAAATCTACTATTTCCACCATGGAGTAAAAATCAAAACGGTGATTTGGTTAAAAATTTTATTGATGGTCAAAAAATAGTAATTCCAAACTCAAAGAGTAAAAAAAGAGATTCAGTTGTAATAATCAATCAAAGTAGCATAAAAATATCTAAATTTGATGAAAATAATAAAAAAGAAAGATTGATAGCAACTGTAACATCTATACAAAAAGATGAAAACAGAGATAATTTACAAATAGAATTTTCCATTTGTGGTATTAATTTTTCTTGTTTAATCTCTAAGAATGAGATTCAAAAAGATATATTATTCCCAGGGGATAAAGTAGAAGTATTTTTTGATTTAGATAGTGTTTGTTGGATATAAGATATAAAATAGTAAACTTACAACTATTTAAAATTAGGAGCAAATATGTTTGTACAATTAAACGAAAGAGTTCTTTTAAATCTATCTAAAATAACTAGAACGAAAATAGATCATGTTGAAGATGGAATAAGAGTTAGATTTTATGAAGGTCAATATCAAGTTGCAAAGTCAAAAAGATTTGAAACAGTTGAAGATGCTAATAAATGGCTTTTTGAATTATTAAAACCTTTTAATTCACAAAATTAAAAAATTATTTGATAAGCTTTTGTTTTTAAAGAAAAAGGAACATAAATGAAAAAATTGTTGATAGGATTTGTAGTTTTAATCGTAGCTGGAGCTATTTTTTTTACTATAAATAGGTCAGTTGATAAGGCAGTTAATCTAAAAATTGAAGAGTTAAATCAAAATGGTTTTTCTATAACTCAAAACAATTCTAATCTTCCAATGAAGATAAGAAAAGATGGTGAAATCCAAGTTATAGATGCTATAAAAGCATTAGATTTTATAGTTAAGAATATAGAAGAGAGCCAAGCAAAAGAGGTTTTTGTTGAGTTTTTAAATATTTTTGATAGTCAATCAAAACAGTTAGCACTTGAGGGTACAAAGTTTGATTATGATTTCTCTTTAAATATTTTTACAAAAGAGATGAAAGCAGATTTATACTTAAAAGAGTTATCAGTTGTATTACAAAATGAGTTAGAAAATAGTGAAGATGAAGCTAGTAAAGAGCTTTTAAGTATCTTAAAACAAAAGGCTATTCACTTAAAAGTAGATGACAAAATGAACTTTACTTTAGATGATATTGCATTTAGTAATAGTGGCTCTTTAATATCATTAAGAGGAATAAATGGAGATAAAAATAGTTTAAATATTGCTTTATTTAAAATTATTGGCGCAAATAATGAAAGTTTTGTCTTAGAAGATATGAAAAGCTATTACAAAGAGATTGAAAAAAATATAGATACTAAATTTTCAGTTTCTAATCTATCACTAGAAAGTGAATTTGTAAAAATGGGTATAAAAAATATCTTATTTGATGGCTCTTCTAAAAATATAAATGACAAAGTTAGTACAAAAGATAAAATCTCTTTTGATGAGTTCTCTTTTACTAGTAATGATGTTCAAAGCTTGATAAATGGTTCAAATATAATAAATGTAAAAAATAGTGAGATAAATTTTTCTTTGGATAATTTACCATATAAACAGTACAAAGAGTTAATGAAAGTTATAGATAGTGAAGATGAAGATATTTTTTCAAAAGCTTTTGATAGTTTTTTTGAAGAGCTTGTAAAAAGTGATGTAAAAGTTTCATCTTCTGGAGTTTCTTCTTCATTTTCTCAAAATTCTGAGAAGATTTTTGAAAAACTAAGATATGAAGCAAATTTATCTTTAAATAAAAATATGAAACCAGCATTAGTTAGTGGATTAAATGATGTTTTTGAAAAAATTGATATAAAAATTGATTTAGATAAAGTTTCAGCAGATAAGTTAATCTTACCTTTAAAAGAGAGTTTAGGATTAAATTATAAAGATATTGCAAATGATGATTTAAAGAGATTTGAGATATCTTTAAAAGATGGTATCTATATAAATGATATTAAATTATTGGAAGAAAAAGATTTAAAATTTACTCAACAAGAGAGTGATTTTGAATATTATGATGATGAAAATCTTACGACTTCTTATGATATGATTGGTGAAAATCTTTTAAAAATAACTTTTGGGTATAAATCTTCTTTAAATGAAAATAGTCAAAAAGGATTAGTTGTATCTTTTCCTCAATTAAAAGATAAATCAAGAGTTGTTTCTACTATTTTAGGAGATTTAAAAGAGATAAATGTTTATGAACCAAATAGTGAGCTTTTTACTATAAATCCTTATGAAAGTATTAAAAATAGCTTTTTAGCTATTGAAGCTTATGATGATACTTTGAGTGAAAATTCACTAAAAGAGTTTAGCATAATTTTAAATATCAAAGATTTTGAAGCTGAGATTTTGGAGATAAATTTTAGAGCATACTCAATTGGTTCAACTGAGGCAAATGGAACTATAAATTATGAGATAGTTCCAAAAATAGGAACTAGTTTTACAAAAGATGAACAACAGTATCCTGTAAAAATTTCTGATATTGAATTATCTGAAGTAATTGAGCAAAAAGTAGAGTAAAATTATTTAGAAAGCTTTGCTTTCTAAATAGTCTTTTTTGTTTTCATAATCTCTTTTTCTATTAGTATAAATAAAAAAGGGATTAAAGAGTATATAAATAGTTTTAAACTAAATAAAAATCCCCATTTGTAGTGTTTCATAGCATTGTATAAAGCTATACAAAAAAATATAAAAAATATTCCATGCATCATTCCAAATATTTTAACAGCCATAGGTTCTTCAAAGAGATATTTTAGAGGCATCGCTAGAAAAACTAGTATTAAATAAGAGATTCCTTCAATTATAGATATAGCTCTAAATTGAGAAAACTTCGTTCGTAACATTTCACACCTTTTGTTTTTTCTTTTAAGTATAGTAAACTATTCTTTACAAAAGGTTAATATAACACCATTTTAAGTAGAATCCACACCATGAATATAGAAAATAAAAATATAATATTAACAACACTAAACTCAAGATTTTCGCACTCAAGTCTATCTTTAAGATACTTGTTTGCAAATCTAAAAGAGTTAAAAGATGAAGCAAAGATTTTAGAGTTTGTAATAAATAGCCAAAATCAAACAATAGTTGAAGAGATTTTAGAGTACAAACCAAAAATTGTATTAATCTCAACATATATTTGGAATGCTCAAGATGTAGCCGAAATTGTAAAATATATAAAACTAATAAGCCCAAATACAATAGTAGCTCTTGGAGGTCCTGAAATAAGCCATTTACCACATAGAGTTGATTTTGAAGCTGCTGATTACTTTATGTTTGGAGAGGGTGAAATAAGTGTTTACAATCTTTGCCAAAATATCTTAGGTGGAATTAGACCAAAAGATAAGATAATTCATGCAAAGCCAGTTGAGTTTGATAAAATCGCTCTACCATATGATTATTACACAGATTTTGATATAAAAAATAGACATATTTATATAGAAAGTAGCCGTGGTTGCCCTTTTACTTGTGAATTTTGTCTATCTAGTATTGACTCATCAATGAGATATCTTCCTATTAATGTTTTTTTAAATGAGATTGATAAACTTTGGAATAGGGGGGCACGAAACTACAAGTTTATAGATAGAACTTTTAATCTAAAAATATCTTATGCAAAAGCAATATTAGACTATTTTTTGGCAAAAGATGAGGACTATTTTTTACACTTTGAGGTAATTCCTGATAATTTTCCACCTGAGTTAAGAGAGCTTTTGAAAAAGTTCAAAGCAGGAAGTTTGCAACTTGAAGTTGGTATTCAAACTCTAAATTTAGATGTTGCAAAAAATATAAATAGAAATCTAAAAATTGATAAAATAAAAGAGAATCTAGCATTTTTGAGTTCAAAGACAAATGCTCATATGCATATAGATTTAATTGTTGGACTTCCTAGTGAAACAATTGATAGTTTTGCACAAAATCTTAATTTGCTTTATACTTTAAGTAGTGGTGAAATACAAATTGGAATTTTAAAAAAACTCTCTGGAACTACTTTAAATAGGCACGATGAACTGCATGGTATGGTTTATAATCCAAACCCACCTTATGATATTTTACGAAATAATCTAATACCATTTGAGCTTATGCAAGATATGAAAAGATTTGCTAGATTTTGGGATATTGTTTACAATAGTGGAAATTTTGTAAAAACTTCAAAACTACTTTTTAAAGATGGTAAGGTTTTTGAGAACTTTTTTGATTTTAGTAAGTGGATATATAAAAGAAGTGAAAGTACTTTTAAAATCTCGCTTGATAGGGTTGCTGAGTATTTGTTTGAGTATTTAAGCCGTGATTATGAAGAGGAGATTTTGGTAAAAACAATTTTGGATGATGTGATGATGATAGAGGGTAGAAAAATACCACCATTTTTGAAAAAATATAAAAAATATGAGAAAGATTTTATTCAAATTGAACAAACAAAAGCAAATAAAAGACAGATAAAAAGAGTTGATGATGAACTATAGAATGATTATTTTTTCGCTTTTAGTGCTATATATTCTAGCAGATATTTTTCATACATATTTTATAAAGTAAGTGAGATATAACCACTTACTTAAGCTATTTTTTAAATACTTTTGTAATTTTTGAAAAAATAGGAACTATTAAAACTACAATATACCCTACAATTGCACCTAAAATAATTTCACTAAAAAATCCACCAAGAGGGATAGCTTTTATAATATTTTCAAGTGACTGTAAAATATGTGTTTCATGAGCTATGATTCCACCACCAACAGCAAGCATTGCAATTGTTCCAAGAACCCCAATAGTTTTTATAATATAAGGCATAGATTTTACAAAACCATCTCCAATTTTTTGTAAAGCAATACTTCTTTTCTCTTGTAAGTAAAAGCCAATATCATCTAGTTTTATAATCAAAGCAACTATTCCATATACAAAAACTGTTGTTAAAATTCCTACACTTATTAAAACCATAAGTTTAGTTATAAAATCACTGTTATCTAAAAGAGCTAAACTAATAACAATTATTTCAAAAGATAAAATAAAATCTGTTTTTATAGCACTTTTTACTTTTTGATCTTCAAAATTTTCATTTGAACTCTCTTCTTGAGTTGTTTGTTCATCTTCTTGATGATGACCAAATTTTTCTAAAATAGATTCAACTCCCTCATAAGCCAAATAAGCTCCTCCAATAATCAAAATAGGAGCAATAGCCCAAGGTGCAATATAACTTAAAAGTAAAACAACAGGAATAATGATAAATTTATTTATAAAACTTCCTTTTGCAATTTTATAAACAATAGGAAGTTCTCTTAAAGCTGCTTTTCTTTTTGCTTCAAGCATTGCAACTTCTCTTATATGCTCAAGTTCTTTTATAATCTTTTGTTGAGTTTCTTCATCTAATTTTTTTACATTATTTTCAAACTCTTCAACATCTTTAGCTTTTTCAAGCTCTTTTTTTAGGATTTCTGAAGTTGTTTCATTTGTAAAGTTTGCAATAGCAGCAAGGTCATCTACTAAAAGACCACTAGATTTTATACTTGCTAGTTTTGTATAAGTTGCTATATCATCGAATAGAAGACCAATATCATCAAGTGAAGTTGCAAGAGATTTTGCAGTTGTAGCTGCTGTTTTTCCTGCAAGTGATCCAATATCATCTGCTAATATTGATAAATAGCCCAATAATCCAGCCATTAAATTCCTTTTTATAGTTTTAAAATTGAAATAGTATTAAAAATCTACTAAGATAAATATATAATCTAATAGTTTTCTATATTTTCAAAACTCCAACCACCATTTTTAAGAAGTTGTATTAGAGTTTTTAGGTTCTCTTTTCCATCAAAATTGTTGCTAAACATAAAATCATGCATTAGAAGAACTACTTTATCCTCTTTGCTTGAGAGTTTTTTTTCATATATTTTTTCCATAGAGTTATATATCTCTTGAGGAGTTAGTATTGGTTTTCCATTTTTTTCATAAGCCCATTCTAAATCCCAACCATAAATATAATAGCCCTCATTATAGATATTATCATAACCAACAATCTCTTTTTCTCTTTGTGTTGTATCAATCATATTGTCATTTTTAGTAATTGTTGGAAGTCTAAAAACATTTCTTCCCGCAAGTCTTACTGGTAAAAAAGCAGATGAAGTATTTGAAATATTATCAACTCCTACTATTGAATTTGCTTTTTTTATATCTTCTACAACCAAAAGAGGATCACTATAAAACTTTCTATATCTATTATTTGCGTGAGAGTATGTATGGTTTCCTATTAAAATATTTGGATAATTTATAGCATCTTTGTATATATTTGGGAAATTTTCAATTTGACAACCAATAAAAAACATAGTAACAGGAATATTTTCTTCTCTTACAGTTTCTATGATATTTTT
Above is a genomic segment from Aliarcobacter cryaerophilus containing:
- a CDS encoding ABC transporter permease, with product MSLLVDGFKEAIELLISGNDSVYSAIIVTITVSSWSILISLILGLPLGFLLGYYQFKGKTVIKTIVDTFLAFPTVVIGLLVYTTLSQAGAFGEYNLLFTQKAIIIGQIFLGLPIIIALTAAQVESTDKRLYLSLKGLGAKPYQILLTTLVEARFGLMTAAMTAYGRIITEIGISMMVGGNIKYHTRTITTAISLETGKGEFETGIALGLVLFIVALMVNIALSMLKRRWTQ
- a CDS encoding energy-coupling factor ABC transporter ATP-binding protein, whose amino-acid sequence is MSILYELKNIEYFFDEKRVLSIDNLILEENKIIGFFGPNGSGKSTLFSILSFISKPQNGEIIIDENIKKSVVMLPQNPYLLKRTVFENIAYGLKIRGESVDLKSKVEEALSLVGLDKNFSNRKWNQLSGGEAQRVALASRLILKPKVLILDEPTVGVDTNSAQLIKDAILLAKQKYNTTIFISSHDYTWLKHISDKKIALFQGSLVEHGNINLLFPPWSKNQNGDLVKNFIDGQKIVIPNSKSKKRDSVVIINQSSIKISKFDENNKKERLIATVTSIQKDENRDNLQIEFSICGINFSCLISKNEIQKDILFPGDKVEVFFDLDSVCWI
- a CDS encoding sodium-dependent tyrosine transporter, giving the protein MFVQLNERVLLNLSKITRTKIDHVEDGIRVRFYEGQYQVAKSKRFETVEDANKWLFELLKPFNSQN
- a CDS encoding DUF3817 domain-containing protein translates to MLRTKFSQFRAISIIEGISYLILVFLAMPLKYLFEEPMAVKIFGMMHGIFFIFFCIALYNAMKHYKWGFLFSLKLFIYSLIPFLFILIEKEIMKTKKTI
- a CDS encoding B12-binding domain-containing radical SAM protein, with protein sequence MNIENKNIILTTLNSRFSHSSLSLRYLFANLKELKDEAKILEFVINSQNQTIVEEILEYKPKIVLISTYIWNAQDVAEIVKYIKLISPNTIVALGGPEISHLPHRVDFEAADYFMFGEGEISVYNLCQNILGGIRPKDKIIHAKPVEFDKIALPYDYYTDFDIKNRHIYIESSRGCPFTCEFCLSSIDSSMRYLPINVFLNEIDKLWNRGARNYKFIDRTFNLKISYAKAILDYFLAKDEDYFLHFEVIPDNFPPELRELLKKFKAGSLQLEVGIQTLNLDVAKNINRNLKIDKIKENLAFLSSKTNAHMHIDLIVGLPSETIDSFAQNLNLLYTLSSGEIQIGILKKLSGTTLNRHDELHGMVYNPNPPYDILRNNLIPFELMQDMKRFARFWDIVYNSGNFVKTSKLLFKDGKVFENFFDFSKWIYKRSESTFKISLDRVAEYLFEYLSRDYEEEILVKTILDDVMMIEGRKIPPFLKKYKKYEKDFIQIEQTKANKRQIKRVDDEL
- a CDS encoding DUF808 family protein: MAGLLGYLSILADDIGSLAGKTAATTAKSLATSLDDIGLLFDDIATYTKLASIKSSGLLVDDLAAIANFTNETTSEILKKELEKAKDVEEFENNVKKLDEETQQKIIKELEHIREVAMLEAKRKAALRELPIVYKIAKGSFINKFIIIPVVLLLSYIAPWAIAPILIIGGAYLAYEGVESILEKFGHHQEDEQTTQEESSNENFEDQKVKSAIKTDFILSFEIIVISLALLDNSDFITKLMVLISVGILTTVFVYGIVALIIKLDDIGFYLQEKRSIALQKIGDGFVKSMPYIIKTIGVLGTIAMLAVGGGIIAHETHILQSLENIIKAIPLGGFFSEIILGAIVGYIVVLIVPIFSKITKVFKK
- a CDS encoding polysaccharide deacetylase family protein; translated protein: MLGRVLLVFTILSLYSFATTNNKIALLTFDDGPIKATKNIIETVREENIPVTMFFIGCQIENFPNIYKDAINYPNILIGNHTYSHANNRYRKFYSDPLLVVEDIKKANSIVGVDNISNTSSAFLPVRLAGRNVFRLPTITKNDNMIDTTQREKEIVGYDNIYNEGYYIYGWDLEWAYEKNGKPILTPQEIYNSMEKIYEKKLSSKEDKVVLLMHDFMFSNNFDGKENLKTLIQLLKNGGWSFENIENY